Part of the Moorella sp. E308F genome, CAGCCCTGCCTCCTCCATCAGAGGCACCAGTGAGCTTAAAATTTCTGCCACCCCACCACCGATGGTGGTAGAGTTGATATGCCAGACACTGTAGCCCTGTAAATTTTCTCCCAGGGACCGGATTTCGTCAATAAGGGCGCTTCCGGTTACGCTTTCATAATCTTTAAGGCTCACACGGCGAAGCATTTGGGACTTCCTTCCTTTATCTGTATTAAAACGATAAAAAGAGCGGTTTATTCGTCACCGGCTAGTAAAGCAACTGGAAAACTACGTAACGTGTCGGCAAGGGTAAGAACTCTTCCTTTAGTCGAAGAGGTGGCTAACATAACCTCTCCTGTCAAAATATTATGCCAGTTGCTTGGAGCTGGTTCAGGTAAAACAATGGCTGTTTCTTGCCATACGGTTTCCCCAGGGAGGAAGCCAACGGCTGGCGGCATACCATCTGTTGGTATTACCTGGCCCGCCAGCAGCCGCGCCAGCAGGCGAGGTACAATCACCAGAGCCCACTTCCCGCCGAAATGACGGGCGAAGGCGCAGACGTGTCTCGACCTGGACCCGGTGACTGCCACGGGGATATACTCACCGGTGACAAACATTTCCCGGTGATCGCGACGGAAGTGGAGGGATTTATAAGTCAGGTAGAGCTTTACCCGGCCATCCTGCCAGTGGGTAAGGAGGTTTGTTACTAAAGCCTGTTGACCTTTTGTCTCTTCTTCTTTGAGCCTTTTTAAAAGCCTGGCCCGGGTTTTAAAGTCAACCGGACGCCGGTTGTCAGGATCAACAAGGCTGAAATTCCATAGCTCTGTTCCCTGATAAAAATCAGGCACCCCCGGGCTGGTTATTTTGAGCAGTACCTGGGCTAACGAGTTCCAGGCACCATAAAAAGCAACGACTTTTTGGAAGCGAAGGAAGTCCGGCAGAAACCGGTTCTCCGGCTCCGGCGTTAAAATAGAGAGGGCAAACTCTACCAGGGCTTTCTCGTAAGCGTTATCAGGATCAAGCCAGCTGGTCCGGGTTTTGGCCTCCCGGGCCGCTTTGACCAGATAAGCCCGGAGCCGTTCCTTAAAAGCGGGTATTTCTTCTTCTAGAAGCGGCCAGGCGCCGATTAGCGTCTGGTAGATAAATAGCTCCATATTGCCATCGGGTACAGGCTCACCTTTTATATTTAACTTTTTGGTCCCGTTCCAGCGATGCCAGCGCTCGACCCTCTCTCCCCAGGCGTCAGGGATTTCCGTTAGAACATTGATCCGCGCCCGGACATCCTCACTGCGCTTGGTATCATGGGTGGACGTGGCGTTAAGGGTATGGGGCCAGCGCTCCTGCCGGGTTTTATTGCGGCGGTGGAACTCAGCCACCGATATGCACCTGGTCCGGGGACTGCTACCTACCTCATTGAGGGAAACCAAAGGGTTGTAGATGTAGAGGGAGGTATCCTCGTAACCCTTGGCCATAACCGGTCCCGTAAACTGTTGCCAGCGCATTACGAAACGCAGCCAGGCCTGCCGTTGTTCGGGGGGCAGGGAGACGGGAAAATCCAGCAACAGCACCTGGCGCAGGAAACGGCAGGCCGGGCCGGCGGCCGGGCACCTCCGGACGGCCGCGGCTATGGCAGTTTCGATGTAATGCCGGTCCTGCGGCGCTACCGTGAAGTCGCGGATATAGGTCCGGTAGATACCCAGGCTGGCAGTGACTGCGACCAGGGCCTCTTCCAGTTCTGCCAGGGTGAGGTCGTGGCCCAGGCGATCCCCTTCAGCCAGGCGTCCCAGCTCCCCTACCAGGCTGCGCACCTCGCTGGCGAACAACCTGGTCATTACCAGCTTCTTCTGGTTATAGACCACCCTGGTAAAGTCGGTTTCGGCGCCGCTGTACCTGGCATATAACTCTTCCAGGACGGCGAGCCCTTCTTCGTCAACGAAGAGTCCGTTCAACGAATTTAAAAAGTCGTAGCCCGTTGTTCCATAAGTAGGCCAGGCCGCCGGCAGTTCCTCCCCGTTGCTTAGTATTTTCTCTACGACCACGTAAAAACCGGAGGAACTTCCTGCTGCAGAAAGGTGTTCCTGCAGCCGTTCGAGGTACTCCTGGGGGTCATACAGGCCATCAATATGGTCGATTCTGAGGCCGGTAACTTGCCCAGCCCCGACCAGTTGAAAAATCAGGGCGTGCACCGCCTCAAAAACTTTTTTTTCTTCCATGCGGATTGTTACCAGGTCGCTAACGTCAAAGAAGCGCCGGTAATTGATTTCCTCATTGGCCACCCGCCAGTAGGCGAGCCGGTAGGCCTGTTCCGCCAGGATATGCTCCAGTTGATTGAAACTTTGCGGCTCACCTTTATTACCATTTAATTTGCACAGGTTCCTGTCAATAAATGCTTTTACCGCGGGGTTAGTATTGTATAGATACCAGAGGCTTTTCCAAGCCTGTTGCCAGGCAGTCGACGGCTCGCCTGCCCCGGTAAGAGGGGATGCTGTGAGGGAGGCAAGCAGATCCAGCAATTGTGATAGCGCCTGTTCGGCAGCGCCACCATCCCCGGCCAGTATTTGCGCCCAGCCGTCGAGAATCCGGCGGGAGGAAGGGGGGCTAAGGGGGAATTGCTTTTCATAGTAGCAGACCCGGAAACCATCTTCCGCCAGCTGCAGGGCCAGTTGCTGGTTTTCCAGCACCTTACCAAAGGGTTCACCCAGGACTGGCAGCAGTACTTTGTTTGCCAGCCCCGGCCTGGCGGGTTGCCAGTCAATATCGAAGTAAGTTGCGTAAGTAGAAGCGCGCCCGTGGCTGAGGACGTCCTGCCACCACGGATTTTCAACGCTGGCTGCCATATGGTTGGGCACGACGTCCAGTAACAGCCCCATCCCCTGCTGCTTCAGGGTATCAGTCAGGGCGGTAAAATCCTCCCTGCTTCCCAGTTCCGGGTTTAACTGCCCCGGATCAGTCACGTCGTACCCGTGGGGGCTATCTTTCCTCGCTTTCAGCAGGGGGGAGGCATAAATATCGGTAACCCCCAGCGCCTGCAGGTACGGTACCACTTCGCGCGCTTCGATAAAGCTAAACTGCCGGTTAAACTGCAACCTGTAAGTAGCGGTGGGGATGCGCGACCTGACCATTTTTACCTCCGCACCTGTAGTTTGTCCCCCAGGGAGTTAAACAGGTCAAGCCACGCCTTGGCTTTCCCATCCCCCTGGCGGGCCTTCTCCCGGTATCCAGGGTAAACTGTCTGCAATAAGCGGTAATAAACGTTTTGTACTTTCCAGAGGTTTACTTCAAAGGGCAACGAGCGCACCAGGCTGATTACCGCGTCCAGATGCCCGATGAAGGCCTGGTCGTCAGGTTGGCCCAGTAGTTTCTCAGCCATTTGTTTCAGGGTCTGTTCCAGAACATACCCCAGAACTTCGCCGTCGAGGGGAACACCGGCCATCTCGGCTTCACTTAGGAGCGCTTTGATGCGTTCCAGGTCCAGATTGTCACCTGCGAAAGCCTGGCGGAGGCTGGTGTTCAAGACGAACTCGGCAGCGGCCTGCAGTGCCCGGGGCTGGGGGATATTTAAATCCTTTAAGAAACGCATTAAGGGGGCATGACGATCGTAAATGCGCCGGTAATCTTCCGCCGCTTCCGCCAGGGTGGACTCCAGGATGATATCCAGCACCATCCGCTGTTTGTCCCGGAAAAGCTGCCTTAAAGAATAGGTGGCCCCTTCAAAGTGCTGATCCAGGAGCCTGATGACCTCACTGAAATCGGCCCGGTCGAAGGCACCGGTTAATTCCTGTACCATTCGCTGGTAGGACTCGTCATTCTCGTAAACCCGGACACCGCCACTAACATTATGGTTACCTAAAGTAACGGCGCCATAACTAATCTTCATCGACTCCTGGGTAATCTGGGAGGTGACCTGCGCCCGGCCTACAGCTAACCTGGCTGTACCTGCTAAACGATTCTGACTGTCTTCCCGGTAGACATCGTAGCAAAAGATGCGGGAATGCTGGTCATAGGTTTCGTATAAAGAACACAGGGCATAATGGCCTCCAACCTTGAGCAAATCGACCGTTGCCGGCTTGACAAATTTTTCATAGATATGGGCTCCGTCACGGTGTTCAGGGATGTTGCTCTTGGCCTGGGCCAGCATCTCCATAAAACGGGGCTCTGGCGACTCGTTAAATAATTCCTGGGCTAATTGAATCACACGGCCGGCGTATTTAATAACCTGCACTGTCTCAATGCCTGAGATTTCGTCAAAGAACCAGCCGCAGCTGGTGAACATTAACATGGCGTGTCGCTGGAGCTCCAACAGCTTCAACACCGTGATTTTTTCTTCCTGGTTTAGTATACGGGTGGCATGTTGTCCGAGGAAGCGGTCGAAGTTTTCCGGTGAACGGTCGAGGATGACCGCGATGTAGTCATTACGCGCGGCCCAGGGATCTTTTAGAAACTGGCGCGCCCTTCCCTCAAACTTGGGTGCCAGGGTGTTCCGCAGCCAGTTGAGGCTATCGCGCAGGGGTGCCCGCCAGGCCTGGCTCCACCCTGGATGCATACCCGTGTTACAGCCACAATTAGTCCGCCACCTTTCCACTCCATGGGCACAGCTCCAGGAGCTATTATTATTTATCTCCACCTCATGGGTGGGTGGGTGTTTTTCCAGGTATTCGCCGTAGTTGGTTAGACGTGCCAGTTTATTGGCTTCAATATAATCCAGGGCGTAGGCCAGGGCCATATCCCCGTGGCGGTGGTGGTGGCCGTAGGTCTCGCCGTCGGTAGCAATATTGACAAGCTGGGGCGCGTTGCGTCCCTCGTTAAAGACACTCAGTAGACGTTTGGCAAAGCGTTCACCGTTATCGAGCAGTTTCTCGAAGGCTACGGCGCGGGCGACTTCGCCATTATAAAAGAAGACATTGATCGTCCGGTCCGTATTGGGCAGGCGAACCTGATAAGGCATGGTGGTATCGAGGCCACCGTGGACCTCCTGCCAGTTATCGCTACCCAGGGGTCGGATGCGACGCGCCTGCCAGTGGGCCAGGATGGTGAAACGGATGCCCTGTTGTGCCATCATGGCAAGAGTTTCCAGATCAACGGCGGTCTCCGGTAACCACATTCCTTCCGGCCGCCGGCCAAAGCGGTGCTCAAAATCTTTAATCCCCCAGATTATCTGGGTGTATTTATCACGCGTGTTGGCCAGGGGCATGATCATGTGGTTATAGGCCTGGGCCAGGGCTGAACCGTGCCCCGAAAAGCGCCGCTGGCTTTCCCGATCAGCTTCAATTATCGCCCGGTAAACCTCCGGGGCATTGGTTTCCATCCAGGAAAGGAGGGTGGGACCAAAGTTGAAACTGATTTTGCTATAGTTGTTGACGATTTTCCTGATCCACCCGTCACCATCAAGAATGCGCGAGGCGGTGTTAGGTTCGTAGCATTCAGCGGTAATCCGTTCATCCCAGTCGTGGTAGGGGTAAGCCGAGTCCTGGAGCTCGATGTCCTCCAGCCAGGGGTTTTCCCGTGGTGGCTGGTAAAAATGGCCGTGGATGCAAATGTACCGTTCCATTAGTCAGCCTGAGCCTCCTTTATTCTTTCAAACAACAGACATGCTCCCGGGGTTAAAGGCATCTGCATTTTTCCCTGAGATACAAGCAGGGCAGGTATGGTACTACCGTTGCCCAACCAGCGCTCTTCAGCGGCATCCAATCGTTTGCGCCAGCGCCCTGCCGGCAGGGGCAGGGTGGGGGTTGATTCGGCATCGCTAAAGGAAAAGATGATGCCCGCCTCACTATCATTGCTCCAGCGATGCACGAACAGGACCAGGTCCTCCTCGCAGGTGATAACCTCCATATTTTCCAGGTTTAGATCCGCCAGGGCGGGTAGTTCCCGGCGCAACTGGATTAGCTGCCGGTAGAAGTCCCGGAGTACCCGGTGCTCTCCCTGAAGGCTGAGGCCGTGGTTAAGACAGGAACGTCGGAAGGTAGCCTCATCCTGGGGATCAGGCACCTCGCCTGTCCAGTTGTGGCCGGCGAATTCTTCCCGCCGCCCCCGGCGTACCGCTGCGATGAGCCCGGGATCGGAATGGCTGGTAAAGTATTGAAAGGGTGCCGTTTCACCGTATTCCTCGCCCATGAAGAGCAGCGGTACGAAGGGGGAGAGGAGCACTACGGCGGCGGCCAGTTTGAGTTTGACGAAGGGAACCAGGGTGCTTAACCTTTCACCCCGGGCCCGGTTGCCTACTTGATCATGGTTCTGGGTAAAAACCACGAACTGGTTACCCTTGCACGGATGCGGCCGCCGGCCGTGCCGCCGCTGCCGGTAGGCAGAGTACTGACCGGTGTAAACATAACCTTCCCGGAAGGCCCGGGCCAGGTTGCCGAGGGTGCCGAAGTCACGGTAGTAGCCGTTTCTTTCCCCCGTCAGCAGCGCATGCAGGGCGTGGTGAAAGTCGTCGCACCACTGGGCATCAAGGCCATATCCCCCCAATTCTTGCGGCCGGATTACCCGGGGGTCGTTCAGGTCACTCTCGGCAACAATATAAACCCGGCGTCCCAGCCGTTCGGCCTGAAGCTTCACGGCAGCGGCCAGTTCCTCCAGGAAAGGTAAAGCAGACCTGTCCATAATGGCATGGATGGCGTCCAGCCGCAAGCCATCCAGGTGAAACTCGGTTAACCAGTAAAGGGCGTTTTCGATAAAGAAGCGCCGGACTTCGTCGCTACCGGGTCCATCAAAGTTGAGGGCCTGTCCCCAGGGGGTATGGTAACGGTCGGTAAAATAAGGCCCGAATTTGGCCAGGTAGTTTCCTTCCGGGCCCAGGTGGTTGTAGACCACATCGAGAAATACGGCGAGGCCGTACTTGTGGCAGGTATCCACCAGCCGCCTGAGCCCCTCCGGTCCACCGTAAGAGTTCTGGACGGCAAAGGGGAAAACGCCGTCGTACCCCCAATTGCGGCTTCCCGGGAACTGGGCCACGGGCATTAATTCAATGGCGGTAACCCCCAGGGTGCGCAAATCGTCCAGGTGGGCGATGATGGCGTCAAAAGTGCCCTCCGGGGTGAAAGTCCCTACATGCAGTTCATAGAAGATTAGCTCCTCTCGGGTGCAGCCCACCCAGGAGTCGTCCGACCAGACGAAAGCCTGGGGATCTACAACCTGGGAAG contains:
- the treY gene encoding malto-oligosyltrehalose synthase produces the protein MVRSRIPTATYRLQFNRQFSFIEAREVVPYLQALGVTDIYASPLLKARKDSPHGYDVTDPGQLNPELGSREDFTALTDTLKQQGMGLLLDVVPNHMAASVENPWWQDVLSHGRASTYATYFDIDWQPARPGLANKVLLPVLGEPFGKVLENQQLALQLAEDGFRVCYYEKQFPLSPPSSRRILDGWAQILAGDGGAAEQALSQLLDLLASLTASPLTGAGEPSTAWQQAWKSLWYLYNTNPAVKAFIDRNLCKLNGNKGEPQSFNQLEHILAEQAYRLAYWRVANEEINYRRFFDVSDLVTIRMEEKKVFEAVHALIFQLVGAGQVTGLRIDHIDGLYDPQEYLERLQEHLSAAGSSSGFYVVVEKILSNGEELPAAWPTYGTTGYDFLNSLNGLFVDEEGLAVLEELYARYSGAETDFTRVVYNQKKLVMTRLFASEVRSLVGELGRLAEGDRLGHDLTLAELEEALVAVTASLGIYRTYIRDFTVAPQDRHYIETAIAAAVRRCPAAGPACRFLRQVLLLDFPVSLPPEQRQAWLRFVMRWQQFTGPVMAKGYEDTSLYIYNPLVSLNEVGSSPRTRCISVAEFHRRNKTRQERWPHTLNATSTHDTKRSEDVRARINVLTEIPDAWGERVERWHRWNGTKKLNIKGEPVPDGNMELFIYQTLIGAWPLLEEEIPAFKERLRAYLVKAAREAKTRTSWLDPDNAYEKALVEFALSILTPEPENRFLPDFLRFQKVVAFYGAWNSLAQVLLKITSPGVPDFYQGTELWNFSLVDPDNRRPVDFKTRARLLKRLKEEETKGQQALVTNLLTHWQDGRVKLYLTYKSLHFRRDHREMFVTGEYIPVAVTGSRSRHVCAFARHFGGKWALVIVPRLLARLLAGQVIPTDGMPPAVGFLPGETVWQETAIVLPEPAPSNWHNILTGEVMLATSSTKGRVLTLADTLRSFPVALLAGDE
- a CDS encoding DUF3536 domain-containing protein codes for the protein MERYICIHGHFYQPPRENPWLEDIELQDSAYPYHDWDERITAECYEPNTASRILDGDGWIRKIVNNYSKISFNFGPTLLSWMETNAPEVYRAIIEADRESQRRFSGHGSALAQAYNHMIMPLANTRDKYTQIIWGIKDFEHRFGRRPEGMWLPETAVDLETLAMMAQQGIRFTILAHWQARRIRPLGSDNWQEVHGGLDTTMPYQVRLPNTDRTINVFFYNGEVARAVAFEKLLDNGERFAKRLLSVFNEGRNAPQLVNIATDGETYGHHHRHGDMALAYALDYIEANKLARLTNYGEYLEKHPPTHEVEINNNSSWSCAHGVERWRTNCGCNTGMHPGWSQAWRAPLRDSLNWLRNTLAPKFEGRARQFLKDPWAARNDYIAVILDRSPENFDRFLGQHATRILNQEEKITVLKLLELQRHAMLMFTSCGWFFDEISGIETVQVIKYAGRVIQLAQELFNESPEPRFMEMLAQAKSNIPEHRDGAHIYEKFVKPATVDLLKVGGHYALCSLYETYDQHSRIFCYDVYREDSQNRLAGTARLAVGRAQVTSQITQESMKISYGAVTLGNHNVSGGVRVYENDESYQRMVQELTGAFDRADFSEVIRLLDQHFEGATYSLRQLFRDKQRMVLDIILESTLAEAAEDYRRIYDRHAPLMRFLKDLNIPQPRALQAAAEFVLNTSLRQAFAGDNLDLERIKALLSEAEMAGVPLDGEVLGYVLEQTLKQMAEKLLGQPDDQAFIGHLDAVISLVRSLPFEVNLWKVQNVYYRLLQTVYPGYREKARQGDGKAKAWLDLFNSLGDKLQVRR
- the treZ gene encoding malto-oligosyltrehalose trehalohydrolase; its protein translation is MTYNVSLGATYLGDGRCRFHLWAPLAESVAVQIVAPEERLEPLTRKERGYFQGEVEGVEPGSLYYYLLDGRQFPDPASRYQPHGVHGPSQVVDPQAFVWSDDSWVGCTREELIFYELHVGTFTPEGTFDAIIAHLDDLRTLGVTAIELMPVAQFPGSRNWGYDGVFPFAVQNSYGGPEGLRRLVDTCHKYGLAVFLDVVYNHLGPEGNYLAKFGPYFTDRYHTPWGQALNFDGPGSDEVRRFFIENALYWLTEFHLDGLRLDAIHAIMDRSALPFLEELAAAVKLQAERLGRRVYIVAESDLNDPRVIRPQELGGYGLDAQWCDDFHHALHALLTGERNGYYRDFGTLGNLARAFREGYVYTGQYSAYRQRRHGRRPHPCKGNQFVVFTQNHDQVGNRARGERLSTLVPFVKLKLAAAVVLLSPFVPLLFMGEEYGETAPFQYFTSHSDPGLIAAVRRGRREEFAGHNWTGEVPDPQDEATFRRSCLNHGLSLQGEHRVLRDFYRQLIQLRRELPALADLNLENMEVITCEEDLVLFVHRWSNDSEAGIIFSFSDAESTPTLPLPAGRWRKRLDAAEERWLGNGSTIPALLVSQGKMQMPLTPGACLLFERIKEAQAD